Genomic window (Candidatus Neomarinimicrobiota bacterium):
TCATCCGGAAAGGCTTTTCTTCTTCTCTGGCTCAGGATATCCTGAAGCAAATGATTGCCAACGGCTATCTGAATGACGAACGTTTTGCTTCCCTCTATTTCAGTGAACTGATGCGCCAACGGAAATATGGCCCCCTTATGATCAAAAAGAAGATGATGGAAAAAGGGGTTGAGGGACAAGTTGCAGATGCCAAACTAAACACTGTTTCGTCGGGAGAATGGGAACAAATTGCACGGGAAATCCTTCATAAAAAGAGGCAAAAACTCAATCGGAATTCCGGCAATGTAAGGGAAACTGTTTTGGGGATTCTCACACGAAAAGGCTTCAGTTATGGAAATGTTCAAAATGTGGTCAATGAATATGGAGAAAAGGAGGACTGACAGGATAAAAAGGTAGCAGAAAAAGAGATAAAAAAGTATATTATTAAGATGCTCGAATATAGAAATAAAGGAGGAATACATGAGCGTAAAAGTAGGTATCAATGGTTTTGGTCGAATCGGAAGACTGGTATTTCGTGAAATGCTGAATCGTGATGATTTTGAAGTGCTGGGTATTAACGATTTGACAGATGCCAAAACACTGGCTCATCTGCTGAAATATGATTCGGTTCATAAGAAATTCCAGGGGACTGTTGAAGCCAAAGAGGATTCAATTGTCGTTAATGGAAAAGAGATTAAGATTTATGCTGAAAAAGATCCGGCCAATCTTCCCTGGAAAGAGCTGGGTGTGGAATATATCGTTGAATCTACTGGTGTTTTCCGCAAAAGAGATCTGATTGCCAAGCATCTTGAAGCCGGTGCAAAGAAGGTGATCCTTACAGTCCCGGCTAAAGATAAGATTGACAACATGGTTGTTTTGGGTGTGAATGACGATTCTTTACGTCCCGATGATAAGATCGTGTCCAATGCTTCCTGTACAACCAACTGTCTGGCACCTGTTGCCAAGGTTCTGAATGATGAGTTCGGAATCGTTAAAGGATTAATGACCACGGTCCACAGTTATACAAATGACCAGCAGATCCTGGATCTTCCCCATAAGGATCTTCGCCGGGGCAGAGCTGCCGCAATGTCTATCATTCCCACAACAACCGGTGCGGCAAAAGCCGTGGGCAAGGTAATTCCCGATCTGGATGGGAAACTGGATGGTATGGCCCTTCGGGTACCTACACCGGACGGTTCTCTGGTGGATTTAACTGTGGAACTGAAAAAAGAAGTCACGATTGAAGAAGTGAACGCAGCAATGAAAAAGGCTTCAGAAGGTTCCATGAAGGGCATTTTGGAATATACGGAAGATCCCATTGTTTCTGTAGATGTGATTGGAAATTCCCACTCATCCATTTTTGATGCCAAATCAACCATGATGGCTGGCAATATGGTGAAAGTCCTGTCCTGGTATGATAATGAATGGGGATACAGCGTCCGCGTTGTTGACCTGCTTGAAAAAATGGCAAAAATATAAATCGTTTATAAACAGGGGAGAGAGACAACTCTCTCTCCCCGTTTTATCCTATGACAAAAAATATTCAGTTCATTTTCGGCGTACACAATCATCAGCCTGTCGGTAATTTCGATTCGGTTTTTGAAGAAGCCTGTGAAAAGAGTTATTATCCCTTTTTAAAAGTTCTGGAAAAACATCCCCGTGTTGCCGTTTCACTCCATTACAGCGGTTCCTTGCTGGAATGGTTGATGAAACGAAAACCGGAATTTATTAATATGATGAAAAAGCTGGTCCGAAGAGGGAATGTTGAACTGATCTCAGGTGGTTTTTATGAACCGGTTTTAACAGCAATTCCCGAAAAAGACCGTATCGGCCAGATTGTCAAACAAAACCAGTTCATCCGGAACCATTTTGGGTATGAACCGCGCGGACTCTGGCTGACAGAACGGGTCTGGGAACCCCATTTGGCCGGGTGTATCGAACAATCGGGACTGAATTATACTTTTATTGATGAATTCAATTTTATGTCTACCGGCATATATGAAAAACCACTGAAAGGGTACTACAATACGGAAGAGGATGGTCATACCCTGGGAATATTTCCCATTTCCTATCAACTTCGTTCCATGATCCCCTGGGCCGAACCGGAAGACGTTATTGATTATCTGAAATCCCTGCTGACGGACAATTCCCAGGATGTCGTAACGGTCATGGATGACGGAGAAAAATTGGGACTCCATGCCGGATCTTATGAGCGGGTTTATGAAAAGGGCTGGCTGGATTGTTTGATGACTTTGCTGGAAGAAACACCGTTCATCACGACAAAGACCGTGAAAGAGTACTGGAAATCCTTTCCACCCAGGGGACTCATTTATTTACCCTCCTGCAGTTATTTTGACCTGGGACGGCAGTCCTTGAATTGTCAGGTCCGTAAGGACTTTGAAAAGGTCCTGAAAACCCTTGAGGAAATTAAGATTGATAATCTGGCCCGTCCTTTTGTAAAGGGTGGTGTCTGGCGGAATTCCCTGACAAAATATCCCGAATCCAACTGGCTTCAGAAGCGCATGCAGCAGGTGAGCCGTAAATACTATCTGCTGTCCACTAAGTATAAACGGAATGACTGTCTTCGCAAGATTCGTGAAGACTTGTGGAAAAGTATGTGCAATAACGGGTATTGGTACAATATTTCAGGAGGAATATATCTGCCTCATTTGCGGACTGCTTTGTGGACCTATTTGATCCGGGCGGAGAAAGAAATTGATAAACGGCTGTACAATCAGGAGAATAATTCTTTTCTTCGGGAGGAATCGGATATTGACCGTAACGGATTTGTAGAAGTATCCCTTTCATCCCGAAATTTAAACGCTGTTTTCAGTGCCAAATATGCCGGAGCACTTGTGGAATTTGACTACAGGCCCATGAATTACAACATTTGCAATACAATTGCCCGCTATAAGGAGTATGATTGTCATACCGATGACCATGATGTCTATGATACCTATCCCCGGCACTCACTGGTTGAGCGGTATTTTGATTTTGAAATCAATCCCCGGGGACTCATGAACAATGCCTACGAGGAAGCCAGCGATTTCCTGAACGAACCAGTGGATTTGCGAAAGGATGCTGATTCCGATACGGTGATTTTTGCCCGTAAAGGATGGATCAACTGGCAACGCTGCAGCCTGAAAAAAAGTATTCAGATGAATGAAAACGGTTTTCAAACCAATTATAACATTTCAAATATTGGTTTTGCCGATAATTCTTTCCTCTTCGGTCCTGAATTCAATCTGGCACTGAATGTAGGAACTCCGGAAGACCGTTTCCTTGAAGTGAATAAAAAATTGCAGAATATAGGTCTTGAAGATATTCTCGACGAAAACGGCATTCAGTCTCTGAGAATTGTAAACAAGGCCATCGGTATTGAAGTCCGGTTTATTTTTGACAGCCCTATCCGTCTTATGACCTACCCGGTCTATTCCATGCTTCAGAAACCATCCGGCAAAGAAAAAATATTTCAGAGTACCACCATTCTGCCTCTCTGGAATGTTCGCATTGAACCGGGTAAAACACAAAAACTCTCATTTTCCTTTTCAGTTAATAATCTTTAAAAACCAATCAGGAGGTCTGACTCTTGAAAATTGTAATGGCCAGTGCAGAAGCCGTTCCATTTATCAAAGTCGGAGGTTTGGCGGATGTGGTCGGGGGGTTATTACGTCATTTACCTCTCTATGACAATGAAATTTGTCTTTTCCTTCCTTTTTACAGCCGTATCGATAAAATGCAATTCCCCTCCGAACAGGTTTTACAGGATCAGGATCTCCGGATTCACCTTGGGAATGATGTTATCCCTTTTACTCTTTATAAATACGTTCTTCCAGATACTCCCTCTACAATAGTCTATTTAGTGAACTGTCCCCGATATTTCAACCGGGACGGTATTTATTCCCACCCCAACAATGTTCCCTTTGAAGATGAAGGGGAAATGTGGATGTTTTTTCAGCTGGCAGTCATTTGTTCCGTCGAAAGCCTTGAACTTTATCCCGATATTGTTCATGTCCACGATTATCATACGGCCCTGATCCCTGCCCTGATACGTACCAATTTTAAAATGTCACCTTATTTCAGCTATTCAAAATGCGTCCTGACACTCCATAATTTTCTGTTTCAGGGCGTTTACGACGCATCGGTCCTGTTTAAAGGCGGCATCAGCGAAAATGCTTTCTATGCACTGAGTCCCTTTGAGTTTTACGGGAAAACGAATTTTGTCAAAACCGGGATGGAATTTTCGGATGTGATTAATACGGTAAGCCCAAAATACACAAAGGAACTACTGGAAAATCCCGAGTATTCGTATGGACTCTTTGATGTCCTTCAGGCAGTAAGCTATAAATTTAAAGGTATCCTGAACGGGGCTGACTACAGCTACTGGAATCCTGAGACCGATACTCTGATTTATAAAAATTACACGGTTGAAACCCTTGAGGATAAAGCTGTCAACCGGGAAGGGCTTTTGAAACGGGTGGGAATGGAAGCAGATGATAAAACCATGATTTGCGGCATGGTGGCCCGGATGACAGAACAAAAGGGGTTTAAACTTTTACTGGAGTGTTGGGAAGAGATAAAAAAGCGCCCTGTGAAACTGATTATTCTTGCCAGCGGTGATAAAGAATTACAGAAACTGTGGGAATCTCTGGCCAGGAAGGATTACGATCGCCTTTACCTGAATACCTCCTTCAACGAGGAACTGTCACATAAAATCCAGGCCGGTGTGGATTTGTTTCTCATGCCGTCCACATTTGAGCCCTGCGGGTTAAGCCAGATATATTCTTTGAAATATGGTACACCACCTTTAGCCCACAGGACCGGTGGATTGGCTGACACTATCATCGACACTTCTGGTCTGCAAACCGGTTTTCTCTTTGAGTCCTACCATTGTCAGGCATTTTTAAGAACACTGGACAGAGCATATCAGACCTTTTTGAATAAAGAAGAGTGGGTCTGCATTCAGAAATCCGGAATGTCCATGGATTTTTCATGGGAAAAAGCAGCACAAAATTATATTAAAATGTATCAAGGCCTCATGAGGTTTTAAGGATGAAAACGGAATATAATGCCGTTGTCGACCAGAAAATCAATATATCCCCTTCTCTGATGATTCTGCGGGTTGTTCCCGTAGGGTGGGAGTTGTCCCCTTTTACGCCCGGCCAGTTTACCATACTGGCCCTGCCCGGTAAAGCCCCCTGTATCCCCGAAGCCGAACCACCTGAAAATGATAACCCCGATGCGTGGATCCGTAGACCCTATTCAGCATCCTCCAGTGCAGATCAAGAGCAATATATTGAATTCTATATTCGCCTGGTTTATTCCGGTGAACTGACACCTCGACTTTTTGCTCTGAAAACAGGAGATAAACTCTATATGTTCCCCAAGCTCCGGGGAATGCTCACACTGGATACGGTAGATGACGATAAAAATATACTCTTTATCGCCACTGGAACCGGTCTGGCTCCCTACATGAGCATGATTCGTTCAGACGCACCCTGTAACAAACGAAAAATCGCGGTAATTCACGGAGCCCTGAATTCCGGAGATTTGGGATTCCGTGCCGAACTGGAACATTTGGAACGCCTGTGTGAAAATTTTTCCTATGTACCCGTCATAAGTCACCAGGATCGTGAAAAAATCCCCTGGAACGGCAGAACCGGTTTTGTTCAGGATATTTGGAATGAAGGTATAGTTGATGATCTGTGGCATTCTGAAATTACTCCGGTGAATACAGCTGTTTTTCTTTGCGGCCATCCGAAAATGATTACTCAGATGGTGGAACTCCTGGGAGAAAGCAGTTTTAAACCCTATGACCGAAAGAAGGGGGGAAGTATATTTTATGAAGACTGGTAGATATGCCGTTACCGTTGAAC
Coding sequences:
- a CDS encoding RecX family transcriptional regulator; this translates as MILQSLKYQKRRKEWLLIFDNGKTLSVSDELKTKYGLQPALDIGEDRFLTLKNEAERQSAFEKAIELLSYREHSSHELRTKLIRKGFSSSLAQDILKQMIANGYLNDERFASLYFSELMRQRKYGPLMIKKKMMEKGVEGQVADAKLNTVSSGEWEQIAREILHKKRQKLNRNSGNVRETVLGILTRKGFSYGNVQNVVNEYGEKED
- the gap gene encoding type I glyceraldehyde-3-phosphate dehydrogenase codes for the protein MSVKVGINGFGRIGRLVFREMLNRDDFEVLGINDLTDAKTLAHLLKYDSVHKKFQGTVEAKEDSIVVNGKEIKIYAEKDPANLPWKELGVEYIVESTGVFRKRDLIAKHLEAGAKKVILTVPAKDKIDNMVVLGVNDDSLRPDDKIVSNASCTTNCLAPVAKVLNDEFGIVKGLMTTVHSYTNDQQILDLPHKDLRRGRAAAMSIIPTTTGAAKAVGKVIPDLDGKLDGMALRVPTPDGSLVDLTVELKKEVTIEEVNAAMKKASEGSMKGILEYTEDPIVSVDVIGNSHSSIFDAKSTMMAGNMVKVLSWYDNEWGYSVRVVDLLEKMAKI
- a CDS encoding DUF1926 domain-containing protein, yielding MTKNIQFIFGVHNHQPVGNFDSVFEEACEKSYYPFLKVLEKHPRVAVSLHYSGSLLEWLMKRKPEFINMMKKLVRRGNVELISGGFYEPVLTAIPEKDRIGQIVKQNQFIRNHFGYEPRGLWLTERVWEPHLAGCIEQSGLNYTFIDEFNFMSTGIYEKPLKGYYNTEEDGHTLGIFPISYQLRSMIPWAEPEDVIDYLKSLLTDNSQDVVTVMDDGEKLGLHAGSYERVYEKGWLDCLMTLLEETPFITTKTVKEYWKSFPPRGLIYLPSCSYFDLGRQSLNCQVRKDFEKVLKTLEEIKIDNLARPFVKGGVWRNSLTKYPESNWLQKRMQQVSRKYYLLSTKYKRNDCLRKIREDLWKSMCNNGYWYNISGGIYLPHLRTALWTYLIRAEKEIDKRLYNQENNSFLREESDIDRNGFVEVSLSSRNLNAVFSAKYAGALVEFDYRPMNYNICNTIARYKEYDCHTDDHDVYDTYPRHSLVERYFDFEINPRGLMNNAYEEASDFLNEPVDLRKDADSDTVIFARKGWINWQRCSLKKSIQMNENGFQTNYNISNIGFADNSFLFGPEFNLALNVGTPEDRFLEVNKKLQNIGLEDILDENGIQSLRIVNKAIGIEVRFIFDSPIRLMTYPVYSMLQKPSGKEKIFQSTTILPLWNVRIEPGKTQKLSFSFSVNNL
- a CDS encoding glycogen synthase, whose translation is MKIVMASAEAVPFIKVGGLADVVGGLLRHLPLYDNEICLFLPFYSRIDKMQFPSEQVLQDQDLRIHLGNDVIPFTLYKYVLPDTPSTIVYLVNCPRYFNRDGIYSHPNNVPFEDEGEMWMFFQLAVICSVESLELYPDIVHVHDYHTALIPALIRTNFKMSPYFSYSKCVLTLHNFLFQGVYDASVLFKGGISENAFYALSPFEFYGKTNFVKTGMEFSDVINTVSPKYTKELLENPEYSYGLFDVLQAVSYKFKGILNGADYSYWNPETDTLIYKNYTVETLEDKAVNREGLLKRVGMEADDKTMICGMVARMTEQKGFKLLLECWEEIKKRPVKLIILASGDKELQKLWESLARKDYDRLYLNTSFNEELSHKIQAGVDLFLMPSTFEPCGLSQIYSLKYGTPPLAHRTGGLADTIIDTSGLQTGFLFESYHCQAFLRTLDRAYQTFLNKEEWVCIQKSGMSMDFSWEKAAQNYIKMYQGLMRF
- a CDS encoding ferredoxin--NADP reductase, with product MKTEYNAVVDQKINISPSLMILRVVPVGWELSPFTPGQFTILALPGKAPCIPEAEPPENDNPDAWIRRPYSASSSADQEQYIEFYIRLVYSGELTPRLFALKTGDKLYMFPKLRGMLTLDTVDDDKNILFIATGTGLAPYMSMIRSDAPCNKRKIAVIHGALNSGDLGFRAELEHLERLCENFSYVPVISHQDREKIPWNGRTGFVQDIWNEGIVDDLWHSEITPVNTAVFLCGHPKMITQMVELLGESSFKPYDRKKGGSIFYEDW